The Mesoterricola silvestris sequence AGCATGTCCGACTGCCGGGGGGAGAAGCGCAGGGCCTCGGCCCCGAACCGGGAGAAGTCGTAGCGGGAGGCCATCATGGACATGAATTCGATGGCGCAGCAGGCGGTGCCGAAGGGCAGCGGCCAGAGGCTGTTCTTGCGGGCCCAGTTCACCACGGCGTCCAGCCGCGTGGTCATCACCGTATCGTCGAGGTTGATGCCGGCCATGTCAGCGCTCCCAGTCCAGGGCGCCCCTGCCCCACGCGTAAACGTAGCCCACCAGGAGGGTGGCCACGAAGCTCACCCCGGCCCAGAAGGTCCAGAGGTGCGCCTTGAACTGCACGGCCCAGGGCAGGAGGAAGGCGGCTTCCACGTCGAAGAGGATGAAGAGCATGGCCACCAGGTAGAACTTCACGCTGTAGCGGTGGCGGGCCCCGGCCTGGAGGGGGGGGGCGCCGCATTCGTAGGGGGTAAGCTTGTGCCCCTTGGGGTTGTCCGGCTTCAGCAGCCCGGGGAGGATCCTTCCGGACACCACGAGGATCGCCGCCCCCACCAGGGCCGAGAGGATGAGCAGGAGCAGGATCGGGATGAAATAGGAGACGGGTTCGGTCATGGAGGGTTCCGGGGCGGCGTGGCGCCTCAGAGATCATAGCGTCATCCTCCCGATATTGGCCCCGGTACTCGTTATAATCCCCCCCATGGCCGCCCGTGATTCCCAGACCGTCGTTTTGAGCCGTCAGGCCATCCTCCTGGTTACGGCGGTGGGCGTGGGCCTCCTGACCCTCTCCTATGTGCTGGGGGTCCAGGTGGGCAAGCAGAGCGCGGCCCTGCGGCGCCCCCTTTCCCGGGACGCCGGCGAGGAACTGGAGGAGCTCCCCGCCACCATGGCCGACCAGCTCAAGGCCCTGGAGCAGTCCGGCTCCGGCACGGGCTTCGAGAAGCCCCAGGAGCCCAAGGCCCCCGAGGCCGCCCCCCCCAAGGCGGCCGAGCCTCCCAAGGCCGAGGTCCCCAAGCCCGAACCCAAGAAGCCCGACGCCCCCCGGAAGGACGACGGCCACTGGACCCTGCAACTGGTTTCCACCCCCGACGCCGCCGAGGCCCGGACCGTTTCCGGCAAGGCCCGGGCCGCGGGCTTCAAGACGGAGACCGTTTCCGAAAAGGGCCTCTACAAGGTCCGCCTGACCTCCCCCACGGGCCGCGACGCCGCCGACGCCTCCATGCAGAAGCTGAAGAGCCACGGATTCAAGCCTTTCGCCATCAAGGTGGATTGATGAAGAACATCATCCCGTCCCTGCTGCCGGTTCCGCGCTTCATCGAACAGGGGGAGCAGGTGCACCTGCCCCATGCCCGCATGGTCTTCCCTCTGCGCAACATCCACTTCCGGGACGTGCGGGCCGTGGGCTTCGACATGGACTACACCCTGAGCCATTACAAGTCCCCGGAAATCGAGGAGCTGGCGTACTGCCACTCCGTTCGTCTCCTGGTGGCCGAGAAGGGCTACCCCGCCTGGCTCCTGGACACCCACTTCGACCCGGCCTTCGCCATCCGCGGCCTGGTGCTGGACGGGGCCCGGGGCAACCTCCTGAAACTGGACAGCGCCCGGCAGGTGGTGCGGGCCTGCCATGGCAGCCGGCCCTTGACCCGGGAGGAGGTGGACGCCGTGTACGGCCGCCGGCGGCTCGTGTCCCGGGCCGGAGCCTACCGGAGCATCGACACCCTCTTCGAGATCCCCGAATGCCACCTGTACGCGGTGCTGGTGGACGCCCTGGACCGGGGCGACCTCCCGGGCCTGGACTTCCTCGGCATCTTCCAGGACGTGCGCTGGGCCATCGACTCGGCCCACCGCAACGGCGTGATGAAGGCCGAGATCCTGGCCAACCGGGACCTGTACATCCTCCGGGACCCGGACCTGCCCACGGCCCTGGACCGCTGGAAGCGGGCCGGCAAGAAACTTTTCGTGGTGAGCAACAGCGAATGGACCTTCACCGAGGGGGTCCTCAGCTTCCTCCTGGACGGCCAGGACCCCGCCCGCCCCCTGTGGACCGACTACTTCGATCTGGTCGTCGTGAGCTCCCGGAAGCCCGTTTTTTTCCTGGAAACGCAACCGGCCGAACCGCTTCCGGGGCAAAAGGCCGCCTATTCCGGAGGTAATGCACTCTGGATGGAGGAATTGCTGGATGCCAGGGGAGAGGAGATCCTCTACGTGGGGGACCATATCTACGGCGATATCCTCCGGTCCAAAAAGAATGTTTCCTGGCACACCATGCTGCTCATCCCGGAATTGGCCTGGCAACTTGAGCAACTGGAAGAACAGGCGACCGAATTGCAGGAATTCCTTCGTCTGGAGTCCGCCCGCCGGAAATCGGAGATCCGGGCCTCCCTCCTTGAGAACTTATATGAAAGAAACAGGGAACATCGCCACCTCCTCGCCCCGGTGGTTTCCCATGAGGCCCTCCAGGCTTTGGACTTGGAAGCCGGGGCCATGAAAGGCGAAATTGACGCTTCACGAAAGGCCACCCAGCTCCAGGCCCAGGAAATCATGAGGCTGGATGCCCGGCTGGAATCAACCTTCAATGCCCGATGGGGCTCCATTTTCCGTGACGGATATGAACAAACCCGTTTCGCGGATCAAATTCAAACGTATGCTTGCGCATATACCGGGCGAATCAGTAATCTGTACCTGGTAGATCCCTCCACCGCTCTTTATGCGCCGGTGCCGACGCTTCCGCACGAACGGATCTGACTTCTTTTTCACAGCCAGCTTCCGGGTCGGCCTTGGAACAAAGCTCCACCTCTTTTCATCAAAGGGTCGTGCCGTTGCATAATGTGGGGCATTTAAGTCAATCTTAGGACGACAGTAGGAGTGATCAAATTGAAGCGATTCGATTCCAATTCCGACGCCCCGCTCTCCGTCTCCTCGCTGGGAGACCGCATCAAGGCCGTCCGCCTCACCTGGCGATGGTCCCAGGAGGAGATGGCCGAAGCCCTGCGCGTTGACCAGGCCTCCATATCGTTCTGGGAACGGGACAAGATCAAGCCTTCCGGGTCCGCCATCGTGGCCCTGGCCTCCCTGTTCCGCACCAGCACCGACGCCCTGGAGGAGGGCACGGGGTTCCGCATCCCGGACCCCCCCTCCCACCCCGAATCCGCCAAGGTGGACCGGGAGTTCCCCCGCAGCGTCAGCCTCCCCGCCGGCAGCGAGGACGTGGTGATGGTGGTGGACCTGGCCGACGGGTCCTCCAAGGGCAAGCAGCTGTCCGAAGCCATGATGAGCCTCGTCCAGGGGGTCAAGGACAGCCGCCGCGTCTGGGTGGTCCTGGAGTAGGTGATTACCGCATTTCGGCCTTGAACTCCCCCAGCAGGCGCGGGAGCCAGCGTTCGATCTGCCGGCGGAACTGATTGACCATGCCCTCCGGGGATTCCCCCTGGACGATGACGATGGGCACGGTGCGGGTAAGGGGGGCGCCGCCGCCCTCGGTCAGCGCGACCTTCGCCTCCAGGCGGTAGGTGACGCCGCTGTACACGTCCATGTCCGTGAAGATGAACTCGGGGCCCCGGGGACCGCCGCCGAAGGCCAGGTCCAGCACCAGGTCCGGATCCGTCTCCCGGGACACCAGCCCGCAGGCCGTGACCTGGGACTTCAGGTAGGACGCCACCCCGGGGGGGAGGTCCACGTTGGAGCGCAGGCCCAGGGCGGTGCGGGAGAAATCCACCGGGGGCAGGTCCGCCTGGTTCAAGTGATCCCTGCGCAGGTCCACCGCCGCCCGCTCCGCCTCCAGCAGGGGCCGCAGGTCGGCGCCCACCCCGGTCACCGCCAGGAGGCCCAGGGACGCCTCCACCTGGTCCAGGTCCAGGGTGAGCTTCCGGAACTTCCACAGGGCCCGGCGGCTGGACTCCTTGCCCAGGCGGACCCGGGCGAGGCGGATCGCATCCAGGCGGCTGGCCAGCGTGGCCCGGGCCTGGGGCAGGTCCAGGTAAGCCAGGGCATAGACCGTCCGGGCCGCAGGATCCGTGAAGGTCTGCTCCACCACCAGGCCGGGCAGGTCTTCGGCCCGGGCGCCCACGCTCACCTCCTCCCGCACCACCCGCTCGCCAGACCCAACGGTCGTCTGGCCATCCCGCTTCCCTTCGGCGGTGCGCTGGGTGATGCTCGTCTGCCCCTTCACCGTGGCCCGGAGGCGGGCCACCACCTCCAGGCGCGCCCGGTCCGAGGCCCGGGTGATGGACTGGCCCTCCCGGGCCACCAGGTCGGCGGTGCCCATGGCATAGAGGCGGCCGGGCGATTCGGGCAGGCGTTCGACCCAGGCGGGACGGGGGGCGGGCTGGAGGCCCAGGGCGGCGGAGAGGAGGAGGGCGGAAAGCATGACCATCTTCCGATTGTCGGGCTTTCCGGCTAGTTCGCCAGCACGTGCCGGATCGCCGCCACCACCTGGTCCTGGTCGTCCTCGGTGAGGCCGGGCCAGAGGGGCAGGCTCATGAGCCTGTCCCCGCTCCACTCGGTGTGGGGCAGGCCGTCCCCGGGCAGGGCGTGGGGGTGCTCCCGGTAGAAATCCCGGTAGAAGCTGTGCACGTGGGCGGGGCGGTAGTGGATGCCGGTGCCGATGTTCTCCTCCTTGAGCCGGGCCACGAAGGCGTCTCGGTCCATGCCGGCCACCTCGGGGCGGATGCGGGCCACGAAGAGGTGGAAGCAGTGCTGGTGGACCTCGTCGCCCGGGACGGGGAGCACCAGGGCCTCCACGTCCTCGAGGAGCTCCAGGTAGCGGCGGAAGAGCAGGCCGCGGCGGGTGTTGAAGCCGTCCAGCTTCTTGATCTGGTGGATGCCCATGGCGGCCTGCAGGTCCATGAAGTTGGCCTTGCGGGCGGGCTCGGTCACGTCGAAGTGGGGGCTGCCCTCCTTGGACTGGCGCTTCCAGGCGTCGCGCTCGATGCCGTGGAAGCGCAGGCGCTTGATGCGGGCCTCGAAGGCGCCGTCGTGGAAGGCGATGCCGCCCCCTTCGCCCGTGGTCATGTTCTTGTTGGGGTGGAAGCTGTACACGGAGAAGACGGAGCGCGGGTCGGAACCGATCTTCCGGCCCCGGTAGCTGGCGCCCATGGCCTGGGCGGCGTCCTCCACCACCCAGAGGCCGTGGGCCTGGGCCACGCGCCACACCTCGTCCATGGGGGCCGGCAGGCCCGTGAGGTGCACCGGGATGATGCCCTTGGTGCGGGGGGTGATGGCCGCTTCCAGCTTGGCCGCATCGAGGTTGAGGGTCGCC is a genomic window containing:
- a CDS encoding NADH-quinone oxidoreductase subunit A → MTEPVSYFIPILLLLILSALVGAAILVVSGRILPGLLKPDNPKGHKLTPYECGAPPLQAGARHRYSVKFYLVAMLFILFDVEAAFLLPWAVQFKAHLWTFWAGVSFVATLLVGYVYAWGRGALDWER
- a CDS encoding SPOR domain-containing protein, translated to MAARDSQTVVLSRQAILLVTAVGVGLLTLSYVLGVQVGKQSAALRRPLSRDAGEELEELPATMADQLKALEQSGSGTGFEKPQEPKAPEAAPPKAAEPPKAEVPKPEPKKPDAPRKDDGHWTLQLVSTPDAAEARTVSGKARAAGFKTETVSEKGLYKVRLTSPTGRDAADASMQKLKSHGFKPFAIKVD
- a CDS encoding HAD-IG family 5'-nucleotidase, which produces MKNIIPSLLPVPRFIEQGEQVHLPHARMVFPLRNIHFRDVRAVGFDMDYTLSHYKSPEIEELAYCHSVRLLVAEKGYPAWLLDTHFDPAFAIRGLVLDGARGNLLKLDSARQVVRACHGSRPLTREEVDAVYGRRRLVSRAGAYRSIDTLFEIPECHLYAVLVDALDRGDLPGLDFLGIFQDVRWAIDSAHRNGVMKAEILANRDLYILRDPDLPTALDRWKRAGKKLFVVSNSEWTFTEGVLSFLLDGQDPARPLWTDYFDLVVVSSRKPVFFLETQPAEPLPGQKAAYSGGNALWMEELLDARGEEILYVGDHIYGDILRSKKNVSWHTMLLIPELAWQLEQLEEQATELQEFLRLESARRKSEIRASLLENLYERNREHRHLLAPVVSHEALQALDLEAGAMKGEIDASRKATQLQAQEIMRLDARLESTFNARWGSIFRDGYEQTRFADQIQTYACAYTGRISNLYLVDPSTALYAPVPTLPHERI
- a CDS encoding helix-turn-helix domain-containing protein → MKRFDSNSDAPLSVSSLGDRIKAVRLTWRWSQEEMAEALRVDQASISFWERDKIKPSGSAIVALASLFRTSTDALEEGTGFRIPDPPSHPESAKVDREFPRSVSLPAGSEDVVMVVDLADGSSKGKQLSEAMMSLVQGVKDSRRVWVVLE
- a CDS encoding DegT/DnrJ/EryC1/StrS family aminotransferase, which gives rise to MSYVRREAFLPFTRPMVGQEEIAEIIDSIESGWITTGPKSGRFEEALQAYNGVPHCLVMNSATTAQEITLQCLGIRPGDEVITTALTWVSTLSTILLQGGVPVLVDIDPATLNLDAAKLEAAITPRTKGIIPVHLTGLPAPMDEVWRVAQAHGLWVVEDAAQAMGASYRGRKIGSDPRSVFSVYSFHPNKNMTTGEGGGIAFHDGAFEARIKRLRFHGIERDAWKRQSKEGSPHFDVTEPARKANFMDLQAAMGIHQIKKLDGFNTRRGLLFRRYLELLEDVEALVLPVPGDEVHQHCFHLFVARIRPEVAGMDRDAFVARLKEENIGTGIHYRPAHVHSFYRDFYREHPHALPGDGLPHTEWSGDRLMSLPLWPGLTEDDQDQVVAAIRHVLAN